TACCAGGTCGAGGTGGCCTGGTCGCCGAAGTGGGCCCGCCGCGCGTTCTCGAGCCTGGCCCTGAGCGGCCAGTACCAGGCCTACTGGTACACCTCGCAGAAGAGCCTCGACGCCGACCCCTACCACGTGGGCCGCAAGGACAACGTCTACGCGCTCGAGCTGACCCTGTCGCGGCCGCTGGCCGGCGGGGTCGACGGCGTCTTCGGCTGCAAGTTCTCCCAGCGCACGGTGGACTCGCCGTGGCATGGCGAGATCGCCGAGGACAAGGACTACGACCAGCGCCGGTACTGGATCGGGCTGACCTACAAACTCTAGCACGGACCCCGACAGGAGCCCCGACGATGCGCATCACCGGAAAGACGATACGGCGGCAGGTGCCTGCGGCGGCCGCCTGCGCCCTGGCCGCCCTGCTGGCCGGCTGCGGCGCCGCCGACCTCTACGAGTCGCCCGAGTCCCCCTTCCACGTGATCGGCCGCGTGCCGCTGCCGAGCGCCAACGAGGGGGTCGCCGCGCTGGGGGATTTCGCGTACGTGGCCGGCGGCGAGGCGGGCATCCACGTCGTCGACATCTCCGCACCGGGAGCGCCCGTCCTGGTCACGACCCTCAACACCACCAAGTACGCCGGCAGCATCGAGGTCGTGCGCACCTTCGCCAACGCGACCCTGACCGACCTGGCGCTGGTGGTGGAGGGCACCGAGGGCATCACCACCTACGACATCACCGACCCCGCCGGCATCGTCTCCTTCGAGCAGGGCACGACCGCCGTGGACGGCCAGCGCGTGTTCATCGAGGAGCCGCAGGATCCCGACGACCCCTGCGTCGTCTACCTCGCCGAGAGCTGGAAGGGCCTGCGCATCTTCGAGACCAACCCCGACTTCCCGGGCGTGCTCGAGTACGGCGGCGTCTTCACCGGCACGCAGGGCTTCGCCAAGGGCGTGGCCGTGAAGGACGGCTTCGCCTACGTCGCCGACGACGAGATGGGCCTCGCGGTGGTCGACGCGCGCGTGCGCATCCTCGGTCAGGTCCGGCAGGTGAGCTGGGCCGACACGCCCGGCAACGCCCTGGACGTCGCCGTCGACGGCGACTACGCCTACCTGGCCGACGGCGTCGAGGGGCTGGCGGTCTTCCGCATCGACGGCGGCGCGACGCCGGTCAAGGTCGCCCAGCTGGACCTGTCGGCCTACAGCCGCTCGCTGGTCGTGGCGCGCGGCTGGGCGCTGCTCTGCGCCGCCGACGGCGGCGTGCACGTCGTGGACGTCCGCGACCCCGAGCACCCCGTCTACGCCGGCCTCGTCCAGACCGGCTACGCCTCGGACCTCTGCGTCACGGCCGACGGGCACGTCCTGGTGGCCGACCGCTACGACGGCCTGCTGGTGCTGGCCGGACCGTCCCTGGCCGCCGACACCGTGCCGCCCGCGAGCGTCACGACGCTGGCGGCGACGCCGCTGACGGCCACCCGCGTCGAGCTCTCCTGGCTGGCCGTGGGCGACGACGGCTTCTACGGCACGGCCGCCTCCTACCTGGTCAAGCGCGCCGAGGCGCCGATCGCCGACGAGGCCGACTGGGAGAACGCCGTCGCGATCGTCGGGGCGCCGGCGCCGGCCCCGGCCGGCACGCGCCAGACGCTCGAGGTCGC
The bacterium genome window above contains:
- a CDS encoding SUMF1/EgtB/PvdO family nonheme iron enzyme, producing MRITGKTIRRQVPAAAACALAALLAGCGAADLYESPESPFHVIGRVPLPSANEGVAALGDFAYVAGGEAGIHVVDISAPGAPVLVTTLNTTKYAGSIEVVRTFANATLTDLALVVEGTEGITTYDITDPAGIVSFEQGTTAVDGQRVFIEEPQDPDDPCVVYLAESWKGLRIFETNPDFPGVLEYGGVFTGTQGFAKGVAVKDGFAYVADDEMGLAVVDARVRILGQVRQVSWADTPGNALDVAVDGDYAYLADGVEGLAVFRIDGGATPVKVAQLDLSAYSRSLVVARGWALLCAADGGVHVVDVRDPEHPVYAGLVQTGYASDLCVTADGHVLVADRYDGLLVLAGPSLAADTVPPASVTTLAATPLTATRVELSWLAVGDDGFYGTAASYLVKRAEAPIADEADWENAVAIVGAPAPAPAGTRQTLEVAGLAPGTTYHFALRALDDEGHLAGFSNDAAATTIEGAFLRQGGVAPALGDLATVFAFRVTFVDDGDAAPQVHDVTIDGATHAMTLESGSPAAGAVYVYETTLPAGAHAHAFTFVDALGLPATLAPADGPYVGSAAFAMGSAATEIGRLPDETLHDVLLSAAPVAGAREVTQAAWNLRMPANPSTFVGDDLPVHNVTWFEAVDYCNRLSLAEGRTPAYAIDGPLVTWNRAADGWRLPTESEWEYLCRAGTTTSLFNGELVEPTCGPDALLEAAGWYCYNAAAGPQAVGLKAANALGLFDVHGNVREWCWDRYGHYPAGPVFDPAGPDAGDRRVVRGGSWHYFARECRSAARGATYPTSSDDFLGFRVVRNGE